In Haematobia irritans isolate KBUSLIRL chromosome 1, ASM5000362v1, whole genome shotgun sequence, a genomic segment contains:
- the Mitofilin gene encoding inner membrane mitochondrial protein mitofilin isoform X2, with the protein MYRLVLREPCKNALQRTLQQQSRRQYSNSNGLPPNVREAGFGKVIVLLTPFAIVGGAIQYAKYDKDFRKTLEQNVPGAESLIKIALQEESPFKGINEKFDSVKKQFDSVSKTIEGATSTVTGLFGGSAKDTPKKTEEVKTKAPVQKAVPSATASKPSEAKPAAKATEPKPAPKPVEPLPSDVLELQHAVEVAAALAVQEYNKAIDILKNFNNDVRRIVDVAVENLDSSTWTTLKNKTNARDTSVATAEKLAREALEKIERCEVALAKAAKPDNHDQILAVRNKVKTLVDHINTVKDELYKNKDLASMSEKYWRNVEKARNYFVEEIESIFPGLNLADKKLLLSSEDMDLFITHAYSHVLALQKELQRLQTDGELRLKRAIDALRGDNDSEAVKAQLEYMLETEKRKLAIENQKKIVQIRAEAERQLRQHLKQQAEAHMDHLKDAISMRESELKRNYSKELEDKLSTEKANYKLQLAAMLGKLRGMDAALQARAESERSAHQAQALWAACQALWSTVRTGEPGEDWKNKLRPLKKEIKAITKVAEGDELVAVVIQNLPKEAQERGVFPEDALRERFLNVERVARKLALVPEEGASIPKYFLSYLQSFFILTPDDPISQDELQNKKFDFSKLDTYDILNRARYFVDRGDLMTALKYMNLLQGAPRKIASDWLKETRLLLETQQAANTLMAHAAASGLLYL; encoded by the exons ATGTATCGTTTGGTCTTGAGGGAGCCTTGCAAAAATGCTCTGCAG AGAACTCTGCAACAGCAGTCTCGTAGACAATACAGCAACAGTAATGGCTTACCACCAAATGTACGGGAAGCCGGCTTTGGTAAAGTTATTGTACTTCTTACACCATTCGCAATAGTCGGAGGTGCGATACAATATGCGAA ATACGACAAAGATTTTCGAAAAACCCTCGAACAGAATGTACCCGGTGCCGAATCCCTTATTAAAATAGCTTTGCAAGAAGAGAGTCCATTTAAAGGTATCAACGAAAAATTTGATAGTGTTAAGAAGCAATTTGACAGTGTGTCAAAAACCATTGAAGGTGCTACATCTACCGTGACCGGATTATTCGGAGGTTCGGCGAAAGATACACCTAAAA AAACGGAAGAGGTTAAGACAAAAGCTCCCGTACAGAAAGCT GTGCCTTCAGCAACTGCATCGAAACCTTCAGAAGCAAAACCTGCAGCCAAAGCTACCGAACCGAAACCAGCTCCCAAACCTGTCGAACCATTACCTTCTGATGTTTTAGAATTGCAACATGCTGTAGAAGTTGCCGCTGCCTTAGCTGTTCAGGAATACAATAAAGCTATAGATATTCTCAAAAA TTTTAACAATGATGTTCGCCGTATTGTTGACGTAGCTGTTGAGAATCTAGATTCCTCAACATGGACAACTTTGAAGAATAAAACCAATGCTCGCGATACTTCTGTAGCAACAGCAGAAAAATTAGCTCGTGAAGCCCTTGAGAAAATAG AAAGATGTGAAGTTGCTTTGGCAAAGGCCGCTAAACCCGATAATCATGATCAAATCCTTGCTGTACGCAACAAAGTCAAAACTTTAGTTGATCACATCAACACTGTTAAGGATGAGCTGTACAAGAACAAGGATCTCGCTAGCATGTCCGAGAAATACTGGAGAAAT GTAGAGAAAGCTCGCAATTATTTTGTTGAAGAAATTGAATCCATCTTTCCCGGATTGAATTTGGCTGATAAAAAATTGCTCTTGTCTTCGGAGGATATGGATCTTTTCATCACTCATGCATACTCCCATGTTTTGGCTCTGCAAAAGGAATTGCAACGTTTGCAAACCGATGGTGAATTGCGTTTGAAACGTGCCATTGATGCTTTACGTGGTGACAATGATTCCGAGGCTGTAAAGGCTCAATTGGAATATATGTTGGAAACGGAGAAACGTAAATTGGCCATtgaaaatcaaaagaaaatcgTGCAAATTCGTGCTGAAGCTGAGAGACAATTACGTCAACATTTGAAACAACAGGCCGAAGCCCATATGGACCATTTGAAGGACGCCATTAGCATGCGGGAAAGTGAATTGAAACGTAACTATTCCAAGGAGTTGGAAGACAAATTGTCTACAGAGAAGGCAAACTACAAATTGCAATTGGCTGCAATGTTGGGTAAATTGCGTGGTATGGATGCCGCCTTACAAG CTCGTGCTGAATCCGAGCGTTCTGCTCACCAAGCTCAGGCTTTGTGGGCCGCTTGTCAAGCTTTATGGTCAACCGTGAGGACTGGTGAACCCGGTGAAGATTGGAAAAACAAATTGCGCCCACTAAAGAAAGAAATCAAAGCCATTACTAAAGTTGCAG AGGGTGACGAGTTGGTTGCTGTTGTtattcaaaatctaccaaaagaaGCTCAGGAGCGTGGCGTTTTCCCTGAGGATGCTTTGCGTGAACGCTTCTTGAATGTGGAACGAGTGGCTCGTAAACTAGCATTGGTACCCGAAGAAGGAGCCAGTATACCCAAATATTTCTTATCCTATTTACAATCTTTCTTCATTCTTACTCCCGATGATCCCATTTCACAAGATGAGCTTCAAAATAAGAAATTCGATTTCAGTAAATTAGATACTTACGATATTTTGAATAGGGCCAG GTATTTTGTGGATCGTGGTGACCTAATGACTGCCTTGAAATACATGAACCTGCTACAAGGTGCTCCCCGTAAAATTGCTAGCGATTGGTTAAAGGAAACTCGTTTGCTATTGGAAACTCAACAAGCTGCCAATACTCTAATGGCTCATGCTGCCGCTAGTGGTTTGTTGTATTTGTAA
- the Mitofilin gene encoding inner membrane mitochondrial protein mitofilin isoform X1 has product MYRLVLREPCKNALQRTLQQQSRRQYSNSNGLPPNVREAGFGKVIVLLTPFAIVGGAIQYAKYDKDFRKTLEQNVPGAESLIKIALQEESPFKGINEKFDSVKKQFDSVSKTIEGATSTVTGLFGGSAKDTPKKTEEVKTKAPVQKAVPSATASKPSEAKPAAKATEPKPAPKPVEPLPSDVLELQHAVEVAAALAVQEYNKAIDILKNFNNDVRRIVDVAVENLDSSTWTTLKNKTNARDTSVATAEKLAREALEKIERCEVALAKAAKPDNHDQILAVRNKVKTLVDHINTVKDELYKNKDLASMSEKYWRNVEKARNYFVEEIESIFPGLNLADKKLLLSSEDMDLFITHAYSHVLALQKELQRLQTDGELRLKRAIDALRGDNDSEAVKAQLEYMLETEKRKLAIENQKKIVQIRAEAERQLRQHLKQQAEAHMDHLKDAISMRESELKRNYSKELEDKLSTEKANYKLQLAAMLGKLRGMDAALQDIDAELKARAESERSAHQAQALWAACQALWSTVRTGEPGEDWKNKLRPLKKEIKAITKVAEGDELVAVVIQNLPKEAQERGVFPEDALRERFLNVERVARKLALVPEEGASIPKYFLSYLQSFFILTPDDPISQDELQNKKFDFSKLDTYDILNRARYFVDRGDLMTALKYMNLLQGAPRKIASDWLKETRLLLETQQAANTLMAHAAASGLLYL; this is encoded by the exons ATGTATCGTTTGGTCTTGAGGGAGCCTTGCAAAAATGCTCTGCAG AGAACTCTGCAACAGCAGTCTCGTAGACAATACAGCAACAGTAATGGCTTACCACCAAATGTACGGGAAGCCGGCTTTGGTAAAGTTATTGTACTTCTTACACCATTCGCAATAGTCGGAGGTGCGATACAATATGCGAA ATACGACAAAGATTTTCGAAAAACCCTCGAACAGAATGTACCCGGTGCCGAATCCCTTATTAAAATAGCTTTGCAAGAAGAGAGTCCATTTAAAGGTATCAACGAAAAATTTGATAGTGTTAAGAAGCAATTTGACAGTGTGTCAAAAACCATTGAAGGTGCTACATCTACCGTGACCGGATTATTCGGAGGTTCGGCGAAAGATACACCTAAAA AAACGGAAGAGGTTAAGACAAAAGCTCCCGTACAGAAAGCT GTGCCTTCAGCAACTGCATCGAAACCTTCAGAAGCAAAACCTGCAGCCAAAGCTACCGAACCGAAACCAGCTCCCAAACCTGTCGAACCATTACCTTCTGATGTTTTAGAATTGCAACATGCTGTAGAAGTTGCCGCTGCCTTAGCTGTTCAGGAATACAATAAAGCTATAGATATTCTCAAAAA TTTTAACAATGATGTTCGCCGTATTGTTGACGTAGCTGTTGAGAATCTAGATTCCTCAACATGGACAACTTTGAAGAATAAAACCAATGCTCGCGATACTTCTGTAGCAACAGCAGAAAAATTAGCTCGTGAAGCCCTTGAGAAAATAG AAAGATGTGAAGTTGCTTTGGCAAAGGCCGCTAAACCCGATAATCATGATCAAATCCTTGCTGTACGCAACAAAGTCAAAACTTTAGTTGATCACATCAACACTGTTAAGGATGAGCTGTACAAGAACAAGGATCTCGCTAGCATGTCCGAGAAATACTGGAGAAAT GTAGAGAAAGCTCGCAATTATTTTGTTGAAGAAATTGAATCCATCTTTCCCGGATTGAATTTGGCTGATAAAAAATTGCTCTTGTCTTCGGAGGATATGGATCTTTTCATCACTCATGCATACTCCCATGTTTTGGCTCTGCAAAAGGAATTGCAACGTTTGCAAACCGATGGTGAATTGCGTTTGAAACGTGCCATTGATGCTTTACGTGGTGACAATGATTCCGAGGCTGTAAAGGCTCAATTGGAATATATGTTGGAAACGGAGAAACGTAAATTGGCCATtgaaaatcaaaagaaaatcgTGCAAATTCGTGCTGAAGCTGAGAGACAATTACGTCAACATTTGAAACAACAGGCCGAAGCCCATATGGACCATTTGAAGGACGCCATTAGCATGCGGGAAAGTGAATTGAAACGTAACTATTCCAAGGAGTTGGAAGACAAATTGTCTACAGAGAAGGCAAACTACAAATTGCAATTGGCTGCAATGTTGGGTAAATTGCGTGGTATGGATGCCGCCTTACAAG ATATTGATGCTGAGTTAAAAG CTCGTGCTGAATCCGAGCGTTCTGCTCACCAAGCTCAGGCTTTGTGGGCCGCTTGTCAAGCTTTATGGTCAACCGTGAGGACTGGTGAACCCGGTGAAGATTGGAAAAACAAATTGCGCCCACTAAAGAAAGAAATCAAAGCCATTACTAAAGTTGCAG AGGGTGACGAGTTGGTTGCTGTTGTtattcaaaatctaccaaaagaaGCTCAGGAGCGTGGCGTTTTCCCTGAGGATGCTTTGCGTGAACGCTTCTTGAATGTGGAACGAGTGGCTCGTAAACTAGCATTGGTACCCGAAGAAGGAGCCAGTATACCCAAATATTTCTTATCCTATTTACAATCTTTCTTCATTCTTACTCCCGATGATCCCATTTCACAAGATGAGCTTCAAAATAAGAAATTCGATTTCAGTAAATTAGATACTTACGATATTTTGAATAGGGCCAG GTATTTTGTGGATCGTGGTGACCTAATGACTGCCTTGAAATACATGAACCTGCTACAAGGTGCTCCCCGTAAAATTGCTAGCGATTGGTTAAAGGAAACTCGTTTGCTATTGGAAACTCAACAAGCTGCCAATACTCTAATGGCTCATGCTGCCGCTAGTGGTTTGTTGTATTTGTAA
- the LOC142221953 gene encoding uncharacterized protein LOC142221953 isoform X1, which translates to MTSWRYLITLGFLTIWIGITLGDIVVQLNINRPVNDVSDKFISFTMKPEDLYEALDGSHRKSITRMASLLNHSHLKFVGDYYFASETNTKLRNPTKIVWKGFNKWTRAMDWSMIIPVPYAPNDWDPMHAFKILNNSQAVGITDCIWQLGTGVYPILDFGTSAASDYVNDMKTFDLMVDSFRDTDINWKIMGADISSGSSPDETKNYVEMSKDLNAAFGWIGSSETFLGNSLTGAFNEHDPALKVLFKEKVPVWLTLPKTFNPTLSFMDDDEVQEGLKWAQTMGDAAHNGFNVIFKPISLSDMESPKYSFYVTALYKKVMGSRVFAAKPLSGLFGRSNKLYTHCASSESGGLAFMVINKQSTPLQITVKSMSKLKDNEVWQYALTMSNGEVMLNNNPVSINSTLEPEIKRKQSHSYVHLKTPASSVSFWVLPNANVEHCHYTEVEESSSTEEQSQESTEKKKRYTSSDRLLKELIKEAAAKTSNSGRKKYRHRRSLDPNERHKRFLLDNTAFDGPGVLKKIAEGINLPNLSETAPIKRDVFSPERTKAAMEWLGKLFQEPLNVDLPLLRRSARNSDTYSGPFFMTRDGKKTTVTRRTATVKKPEKTTKRPIEDLEFDEEKYFKNVGVQHEPAYVKFPEGDIYLKNIASVNGDSVPEEELTIEPVKKSKKESKVKAVKTIVNEMKPIRLLPTEFYESLPASPSKSSVGRKMNKGSTLNSLSFDESSEKSANEKDESNVFGSHFEEHGDDHADEEDHIKQTDTDGNSTSESTDEFVQAQMEMSEMKYRKPINEDHDKEEESSHAEDDEGQRASSISSTTRKTRFTNFMGESLLGEGDKEEEEDKSSAKREIESSNSKPKFDETPWWELTALRSKRSVDNSHSWHENMVSKDEDPIVAANEISPRRLRAFEYKVDEAVRSTSKSDNDIDSISKKFVKTIKTQVTKLMDIMSHHVNDWYNSLAKQFEGSEDESTNRI; encoded by the exons ATGACCTCCTGGAGATATTTAATAACCCTTGGGTTTTTAACAATATGGATAGGAATAACCCTTGGCGATATTGTGGTTCAATTGAATATAAATCGTCCTGTTAACGATGTAAGTGATAAATTTATTAGTTTCACAATGAAACCAGAGGACTTGTATGAGGCTTTAGATGGTTCCCATAG GAAATCTATAACGCGTATGGCTTCATTATTGAATCATTCGCATCTTAAATTTGTTGGCGATTATTACTTTGCATCCGAAACTAATACAAAACTTCGTAATCCCACAAAGATTGTTTGGAAAGGTTTCAACAAATGGACTAG AGCCATGGACTGGTCCATGATTATACCAGTCCCCTATGCCCCCAATGATTGGGATCCTATGCATGCCTTTAAAATTCTAAATAACTCCCAAGCTGTTGGAATTACCGATTGTATTTGGCAATTGGGTACAG GTGTATATCCGATTTTAGACTTTGGTACATCGGCTGCTTCGGATTATGTTAATGACATGAAGACATTCGATTTAATGGTGGATTCTTTCCGGGACACCGACATCAATTGGAAAATTATGGGTGCTGATATTTCCTCTGGCAGTAGTCCTGATGAAACTAAAAATTATGTAGAAATGTCTAAAGATTTAAATGCGGCTTTCGGTTGGATTGG TTCATCAGAAACATTTTTGGGTAACAGCTTGACTGGAGCTTTTAATGAACATGATCCCGCCTTAAAAGTCCTATTCAAAGAGAAAGTTCCCGTTTGGCTAACACTACCAAAGACCTTTAATCCAACCTTATCTTTTATGGATGATGATGAAGTCCAAGAAGGTCTTAAATGGGCCCAAACAATGGGCGATGCTGCTCATAATGGTTTCAATGTCATATTTAAACCCATATCGCTTTCCGATATGGAATCTCCCAAGTATAGTTTCTATGTGACGGCATTGTACAAGAAGGTTATGGGTTCCAGAGTTTTTGCAGCTAAACCATTGTCTGGTCTATTTGGTCGCAGCAATAAATTGTATACTCATTGTGCTAGTAGTGAGTCGGGAGGTCTTGCCTTTATGGTTATAAATAAGCAGAGTACACCCTTACAGATTACCGTAAAATCGATGAGTAAACTAAAGGACAATGAGGTTTGGCAATATGCTTTGACCATGTCCAATGGTGAAGTAATGCTGAACAATAATCCAGTTAGTATTAATTCGACATTGGAACCGGAAATAAAGAGAAAGCAATCCCATTCCTATGTGCATCTTAAAACACCAGCCTCATCGGTTAGTTTTTGGGTATTACCAAATGCTAATGTTGAGCATTGCCATTATACCGAAGTAGAAGAGTCATCTTCCACAGAGGAACAAAGTCAAGAATCAACCGAGAAAAAGAAAAGATATACATCTTCTGATCGCCTGCTTAAAGAACTTATAAAAGAAGCTGCTGCAAAGACCTCGAATTCGGGACGTAAAAAATATCGCCACCGACGCTCTTTAGATCCAAATGAACGTCACAAAAGATTTCTTTTAGATAATACTGCATTTGATGGCCCTGGAGTTCTTAAAAAAATAGCCGAAGGTATTAACTTGCCGAATCTTTCGGAAACTGCGCCTATCAAACGCGATGTATTTTCACCAGAGAGAACAAAAGCGGCCATGGAGTGGTTGGGTAAGCTATTCCAGGAACCTCTAAATGTGGATCTGCCTTTGCTGCGTAGAAGTGCTCGAAACTCGGATACATATTCGGGACCTTTTTTTATGACACGTGATGGAAAAAAGACCACAGTCACCAGAAGGACAGCAACTGTAAAGAAACCTGAGAAGACTACAAAGCGTCCAATCGAAGATTTGGAATTTGATgaggaaaaatatttcaaaaacgtTGGTGTTCAACATGAACCAGCCTATGTGAAATTCCCCGAAGGTGATATTTATCTGAAGAATATAGCCTCTGTGAATGGTGATAGTGTGCCTGAAGAGGAGCTGACCATAGAACCGGTAAAGAAATCTAAAAAAGAGTCGAAAGTAAAAGCTGTCAAAACCATCGTTAATGAAATGAAACCAATACGTCTATTACCTACTGAATTCTATGAATCATTGCCTGCTAGTCCATCTAAATCATCTGTGGGTAGAAAGATGAATAAGGGCTCAACTTTGAATTCTTTAAGCTTTGATGAATCTTCTGAGAAAAGTGCAAACGAGAAAGATGAATCGAATGTTTTTGGCAGCCATTTTGAAGAGCATGGTGATGATCATGCTGACGAAGAAGACCATATCAAACAAACAGATACTGATGGAAATTCTACTAGTGAGAGTACCGATGAATTTGTTCAAGCACAAATGGAAATGAGTGAAATGAAGTATAGAAAACCAATTAATGAGGATCATGACAAAGAGGAAGAATCCTCCCATGCAGAAGATGATGAGGGTCAAAGAGCATCATCAATATCATCCACTACCAGAAAAACacgttttacaaattttatgggCGAAAGTTTGCTTGGAGAAGGAGATAAAGAGGAGGAAGAAGATAAGTCTAGTGCAAAACGTGAAATAGAATCTTCCAATTCCAAGCCTAAATTTGATGAAACACCTTGGTGGGAATTAACTGCATTACGTTCCAAACGATCCGTAGATAATTCACATTCATGGCATGAAAACATGGTTTCAAAGGATGAAGATCCCATAGTGGCTGCCAATGAAATATCTCCACGCCGTCTGCGTGCATTTGAATACAAAGTTGATGAAGCTGTTCGTAgtacaagcaaatcggataacgaTATCGATTCCATTAGTAAGAAGTTTGTAAAAACCATAAAGACTCAAGTTACAAAACTTATGGATATTATGTCACACCACGTCAATGACTGGTACAATTCTCTGGCCAAACAATTTGAAGGTTCAGAAGATGAAAGCACGAATCGTATTTAA
- the LOC142221953 gene encoding uncharacterized protein LOC142221953 isoform X2: MTSWRYLITLGFLTIWIGITLGDIVVQLNINRPVNDVSDKFISFTMKPEDLYEALDGSHRKSITRMASLLNHSHLKFVGDYYFASETNTKLRNPTKIVWKGFNKWTRAMDWSMIIPVPYAPNDWDPMHAFKILNNSQAVGITDCIWQLGTDFGTSAASDYVNDMKTFDLMVDSFRDTDINWKIMGADISSGSSPDETKNYVEMSKDLNAAFGWIGSSETFLGNSLTGAFNEHDPALKVLFKEKVPVWLTLPKTFNPTLSFMDDDEVQEGLKWAQTMGDAAHNGFNVIFKPISLSDMESPKYSFYVTALYKKVMGSRVFAAKPLSGLFGRSNKLYTHCASSESGGLAFMVINKQSTPLQITVKSMSKLKDNEVWQYALTMSNGEVMLNNNPVSINSTLEPEIKRKQSHSYVHLKTPASSVSFWVLPNANVEHCHYTEVEESSSTEEQSQESTEKKKRYTSSDRLLKELIKEAAAKTSNSGRKKYRHRRSLDPNERHKRFLLDNTAFDGPGVLKKIAEGINLPNLSETAPIKRDVFSPERTKAAMEWLGKLFQEPLNVDLPLLRRSARNSDTYSGPFFMTRDGKKTTVTRRTATVKKPEKTTKRPIEDLEFDEEKYFKNVGVQHEPAYVKFPEGDIYLKNIASVNGDSVPEEELTIEPVKKSKKESKVKAVKTIVNEMKPIRLLPTEFYESLPASPSKSSVGRKMNKGSTLNSLSFDESSEKSANEKDESNVFGSHFEEHGDDHADEEDHIKQTDTDGNSTSESTDEFVQAQMEMSEMKYRKPINEDHDKEEESSHAEDDEGQRASSISSTTRKTRFTNFMGESLLGEGDKEEEEDKSSAKREIESSNSKPKFDETPWWELTALRSKRSVDNSHSWHENMVSKDEDPIVAANEISPRRLRAFEYKVDEAVRSTSKSDNDIDSISKKFVKTIKTQVTKLMDIMSHHVNDWYNSLAKQFEGSEDESTNRI, encoded by the exons ATGACCTCCTGGAGATATTTAATAACCCTTGGGTTTTTAACAATATGGATAGGAATAACCCTTGGCGATATTGTGGTTCAATTGAATATAAATCGTCCTGTTAACGATGTAAGTGATAAATTTATTAGTTTCACAATGAAACCAGAGGACTTGTATGAGGCTTTAGATGGTTCCCATAG GAAATCTATAACGCGTATGGCTTCATTATTGAATCATTCGCATCTTAAATTTGTTGGCGATTATTACTTTGCATCCGAAACTAATACAAAACTTCGTAATCCCACAAAGATTGTTTGGAAAGGTTTCAACAAATGGACTAG AGCCATGGACTGGTCCATGATTATACCAGTCCCCTATGCCCCCAATGATTGGGATCCTATGCATGCCTTTAAAATTCTAAATAACTCCCAAGCTGTTGGAATTACCGATTGTATTTGGCAATTGGGTACAG ACTTTGGTACATCGGCTGCTTCGGATTATGTTAATGACATGAAGACATTCGATTTAATGGTGGATTCTTTCCGGGACACCGACATCAATTGGAAAATTATGGGTGCTGATATTTCCTCTGGCAGTAGTCCTGATGAAACTAAAAATTATGTAGAAATGTCTAAAGATTTAAATGCGGCTTTCGGTTGGATTGG TTCATCAGAAACATTTTTGGGTAACAGCTTGACTGGAGCTTTTAATGAACATGATCCCGCCTTAAAAGTCCTATTCAAAGAGAAAGTTCCCGTTTGGCTAACACTACCAAAGACCTTTAATCCAACCTTATCTTTTATGGATGATGATGAAGTCCAAGAAGGTCTTAAATGGGCCCAAACAATGGGCGATGCTGCTCATAATGGTTTCAATGTCATATTTAAACCCATATCGCTTTCCGATATGGAATCTCCCAAGTATAGTTTCTATGTGACGGCATTGTACAAGAAGGTTATGGGTTCCAGAGTTTTTGCAGCTAAACCATTGTCTGGTCTATTTGGTCGCAGCAATAAATTGTATACTCATTGTGCTAGTAGTGAGTCGGGAGGTCTTGCCTTTATGGTTATAAATAAGCAGAGTACACCCTTACAGATTACCGTAAAATCGATGAGTAAACTAAAGGACAATGAGGTTTGGCAATATGCTTTGACCATGTCCAATGGTGAAGTAATGCTGAACAATAATCCAGTTAGTATTAATTCGACATTGGAACCGGAAATAAAGAGAAAGCAATCCCATTCCTATGTGCATCTTAAAACACCAGCCTCATCGGTTAGTTTTTGGGTATTACCAAATGCTAATGTTGAGCATTGCCATTATACCGAAGTAGAAGAGTCATCTTCCACAGAGGAACAAAGTCAAGAATCAACCGAGAAAAAGAAAAGATATACATCTTCTGATCGCCTGCTTAAAGAACTTATAAAAGAAGCTGCTGCAAAGACCTCGAATTCGGGACGTAAAAAATATCGCCACCGACGCTCTTTAGATCCAAATGAACGTCACAAAAGATTTCTTTTAGATAATACTGCATTTGATGGCCCTGGAGTTCTTAAAAAAATAGCCGAAGGTATTAACTTGCCGAATCTTTCGGAAACTGCGCCTATCAAACGCGATGTATTTTCACCAGAGAGAACAAAAGCGGCCATGGAGTGGTTGGGTAAGCTATTCCAGGAACCTCTAAATGTGGATCTGCCTTTGCTGCGTAGAAGTGCTCGAAACTCGGATACATATTCGGGACCTTTTTTTATGACACGTGATGGAAAAAAGACCACAGTCACCAGAAGGACAGCAACTGTAAAGAAACCTGAGAAGACTACAAAGCGTCCAATCGAAGATTTGGAATTTGATgaggaaaaatatttcaaaaacgtTGGTGTTCAACATGAACCAGCCTATGTGAAATTCCCCGAAGGTGATATTTATCTGAAGAATATAGCCTCTGTGAATGGTGATAGTGTGCCTGAAGAGGAGCTGACCATAGAACCGGTAAAGAAATCTAAAAAAGAGTCGAAAGTAAAAGCTGTCAAAACCATCGTTAATGAAATGAAACCAATACGTCTATTACCTACTGAATTCTATGAATCATTGCCTGCTAGTCCATCTAAATCATCTGTGGGTAGAAAGATGAATAAGGGCTCAACTTTGAATTCTTTAAGCTTTGATGAATCTTCTGAGAAAAGTGCAAACGAGAAAGATGAATCGAATGTTTTTGGCAGCCATTTTGAAGAGCATGGTGATGATCATGCTGACGAAGAAGACCATATCAAACAAACAGATACTGATGGAAATTCTACTAGTGAGAGTACCGATGAATTTGTTCAAGCACAAATGGAAATGAGTGAAATGAAGTATAGAAAACCAATTAATGAGGATCATGACAAAGAGGAAGAATCCTCCCATGCAGAAGATGATGAGGGTCAAAGAGCATCATCAATATCATCCACTACCAGAAAAACacgttttacaaattttatgggCGAAAGTTTGCTTGGAGAAGGAGATAAAGAGGAGGAAGAAGATAAGTCTAGTGCAAAACGTGAAATAGAATCTTCCAATTCCAAGCCTAAATTTGATGAAACACCTTGGTGGGAATTAACTGCATTACGTTCCAAACGATCCGTAGATAATTCACATTCATGGCATGAAAACATGGTTTCAAAGGATGAAGATCCCATAGTGGCTGCCAATGAAATATCTCCACGCCGTCTGCGTGCATTTGAATACAAAGTTGATGAAGCTGTTCGTAgtacaagcaaatcggataacgaTATCGATTCCATTAGTAAGAAGTTTGTAAAAACCATAAAGACTCAAGTTACAAAACTTATGGATATTATGTCACACCACGTCAATGACTGGTACAATTCTCTGGCCAAACAATTTGAAGGTTCAGAAGATGAAAGCACGAATCGTATTTAA